The Afipia massiliensis genome has a segment encoding these proteins:
- a CDS encoding HPr kinase/phosphorylase, which yields MTPSGDASIHASAVLVGDRGILIRGPSGSGKSRLAFDLILAGRAGQIPAVTLIGDDRVRLTVANGRLVVQGVPELAGMIEIRGLGIRTIAFAAEGRVGLVIDLDAADAERLPPPQALKTQVSGLEIPRIPVGRGYAALPLVLAFLTTV from the coding sequence ATGACCCCAAGCGGTGACGCAAGCATCCATGCCTCGGCGGTGCTGGTCGGCGATCGGGGCATCCTGATTCGCGGCCCCTCGGGGTCCGGAAAATCCCGGCTGGCGTTCGACCTGATCCTCGCGGGGCGTGCGGGACAGATCCCGGCAGTAACCCTGATCGGCGATGACCGCGTTCGCCTGACGGTCGCCAATGGCAGGCTCGTCGTGCAGGGCGTGCCTGAACTGGCCGGAATGATCGAAATCCGCGGCCTTGGAATCAGGACCATCGCCTTCGCGGCAGAAGGTCGCGTCGGGCTGGTGATCGACCTCGACGCCGCCGACGCCGAGCGCCTTCCGCCGCCGCAAGCCCTGAAAACACAGGTTTCGGGGCTGGAAATCCCGCGAATCCCGGTCGGCCGGGGGTATGCCGCCCTGCCCCTGGTTTTGGCCTTCCTTACGACAGTTTAA
- a CDS encoding sensor histidine kinase has product MLDRTQHDHDDDADVGAPPLAPVTDAPSASDAGTARRGWSSPVELVRRAGRYLAALTFSSLTRRIVVLNLIGLFAMLAGILYLSQFRAGLIDARAQSLLVQAEIIAGAIAASATVETNAITVDPERLLDLKPGETYGPSDEILSNIDFPINPERVAPVLRRLISPTKTRARIYDRDGVLTLDSRNLYGRGDVMRFELAPPNAEKPGFAERTMIAIRTWLNRGDLPPYRELGPENGNGYQEVQQALDGRKASMVRINDRGEVIVSVSVPVQRFRAVHGALMLSTQGDDIDQMVTAERLAILKVFGIASGVMILLSLLLASTIAGPMRRLADSAERVRRRTKTRVEIPDFSSRGDEIGHLSRALRDMTGALYNRIEGIERFAADVAHELKNPLTSMRSAVETLPLARSDDSRSRLLAVIEHDVRRLDRLISDISDASRLDAELQRQDVEPVDVRRLLNTLVSVANETQHGTDVTVEVRFEGRPNDTFSVPGHDSRLGQVISNLLSNAQSFSHPGGKVRIVCRRLKSDIEIVIDDDGAGIRPGALEKIFERFYTDRPAQGFGQNSGLGLSISKQIVEAHGGRIWAENRPGPIDAEGDARIAGARFTVRLPAI; this is encoded by the coding sequence TTGCTTGATCGAACGCAACACGATCACGACGACGATGCCGACGTTGGCGCACCGCCGCTCGCTCCGGTCACCGATGCGCCGTCCGCATCGGACGCCGGAACCGCGAGGCGGGGCTGGAGCAGCCCTGTCGAACTGGTCAGACGCGCCGGGCGCTATCTCGCCGCACTGACGTTTTCCAGCCTCACGCGCCGCATCGTCGTCCTCAACCTGATCGGCCTGTTCGCGATGCTGGCGGGCATCCTGTATCTGTCGCAGTTCCGCGCCGGACTGATCGACGCGCGCGCGCAGAGCTTGCTGGTGCAGGCTGAAATCATTGCGGGTGCAATCGCGGCCTCGGCCACCGTCGAGACCAACGCCATCACCGTCGATCCGGAACGGCTGCTCGATCTGAAGCCCGGCGAGACCTACGGCCCAAGCGACGAAATCCTCAGCAACATCGATTTCCCGATCAATCCCGAGCGCGTCGCGCCGGTGCTGCGGCGGCTGATCTCGCCGACCAAGACCCGCGCGCGGATTTACGATCGCGACGGCGTGCTCACCCTCGACAGCCGCAATCTCTACGGACGCGGCGACGTGATGCGCTTCGAACTGGCGCCGCCCAACGCCGAAAAGCCGGGCTTCGCCGAAAGGACCATGATCGCGATCCGCACCTGGCTCAATCGCGGCGACCTGCCGCCGTATCGCGAACTGGGACCGGAGAACGGCAACGGCTATCAGGAAGTGCAGCAGGCGCTGGACGGCCGCAAGGCCAGCATGGTGCGGATCAACGACCGCGGCGAAGTGATCGTATCGGTGTCGGTGCCGGTGCAGCGTTTCCGCGCGGTCCACGGCGCGCTGATGCTCTCGACCCAGGGCGACGACATCGACCAGATGGTGACCGCCGAGCGGCTCGCGATCCTCAAGGTGTTCGGCATCGCGTCGGGCGTGATGATCCTGCTGTCGCTGCTGCTCGCAAGCACCATCGCCGGCCCGATGCGACGCCTCGCCGACAGCGCCGAGCGGGTCCGCCGCCGCACCAAGACCCGCGTGGAAATTCCGGACTTCTCGTCGCGCGGCGACGAGATCGGCCATTTGTCGCGCGCGCTGCGCGACATGACCGGCGCGCTCTATAACCGCATCGAAGGCATCGAGCGCTTCGCCGCCGACGTCGCGCACGAACTGAAGAACCCGCTGACCTCGATGCGCTCCGCTGTCGAGACGCTGCCGCTGGCGCGATCCGACGACAGCCGCTCGCGGCTTCTGGCCGTTATCGAGCATGACGTGCGCAGGCTCGATCGCCTGATCTCCGATATTTCCGACGCCAGCCGCCTCGACGCCGAGTTGCAGCGGCAGGACGTCGAGCCGGTGGACGTGCGCCGCCTGCTCAACACGCTGGTCTCGGTGGCGAACGAAACCCAGCACGGCACCGACGTCACCGTCGAGGTTCGGTTCGAGGGCCGCCCGAACGATACGTTCTCGGTGCCGGGACATGACTCGCGGCTCGGTCAGGTGATTTCGAATCTCCTGAGCAACGCGCAGTCGTTCTCGCATCCGGGCGGCAAGGTGCGCATCGTCTGCCGCCGCTTGAAATCCGACATCGAAATCGTGATCGACGATGACGGCGCCGGCATTCGGCCCGGCGCGCTCGAGAAAATTTTCGAGCGCTTCTACACCGATCGTCCGGCGCAGGGCTTCGGACAGAACTCCGGCCTCGGACTGTCGATCTCCAAGCAGATCGTCGAGGCCCATGGCGGACGCATCTGGGCGGAAAATCGCCCCGGTCCGATCGACGCCGAAGGCGACGCGCGCATCGCCGGCGCGCGCTTCACGGTTCGGCTGCCCGCCATATGA
- a CDS encoding HPr family phosphocarrier protein, with product MSTAPEQQSSSAGVIVRELPIINKRGLHARASAKFVQTAEKFDAELTVTRNGESVGGTSIMGLMMLSAGIGTTISVAASGREAQAAMDAITELLANKFGEEEAS from the coding sequence ATGAGCACCGCGCCGGAGCAGCAGTCTTCGTCCGCCGGCGTTATCGTCCGAGAACTTCCCATCATCAACAAGCGCGGCCTTCACGCACGCGCCTCCGCGAAATTCGTGCAGACGGCAGAGAAGTTCGACGCCGAACTGACCGTCACACGCAACGGCGAAAGCGTCGGCGGCACCTCAATCATGGGGTTGATGATGCTCTCCGCCGGGATCGGCACCACGATCAGCGTGGCCGCCAGCGGCCGCGAAGCGCAGGCCGCGATGGACGCCATTACCGAACTGCTCGCCAACAAGTTCGGCGAAGAAGAAGCAAGCTAG
- a CDS encoding TOBE domain-containing protein: protein MKISARNQLKGKIVAIDHGVTTSHVKIDVGGGSIITSAITKTSVEELKLEVGKQVYAIVKASDVMVGID, encoded by the coding sequence ATGAAAATCAGCGCGCGCAATCAGCTCAAGGGAAAGATCGTCGCCATCGATCACGGCGTCACCACCAGCCATGTGAAGATCGATGTCGGCGGCGGCAGCATCATCACCTCGGCCATCACCAAGACCTCGGTCGAGGAATTGAAGCTCGAGGTCGGCAAGCAGGTCTACGCCATCGTCAAGGCGAGCGACGTGATGGTGGGCATCGACTGA
- a CDS encoding ABC transporter ATP-binding protein, whose amino-acid sequence MRLTAHDLAFGYPERPVGTGLNLSVEAGEVLCLLGPNGCGKTTLFKTLLGLLRPQGGGVTLGGDALANLPRAEIARRIAYVPQAQDTAFPYTASDLVLMGRVAHRGMFAAPTTEDRTIAQESLAELGIAELAAREVTTLSGGQRQLVIVARAMVQAARLIVMDEPTASLDFGNQVAVLAEIRKLAARGTGIILSTHDPDQAFAVASRVALMQDGLIVAQGTPSEVLTAARLKAVYGIDVTVERLAGGQTVCAPVYPR is encoded by the coding sequence ATGCGCCTTACAGCCCACGATCTTGCATTCGGTTATCCCGAGCGGCCGGTGGGGACTGGTCTGAATCTGAGCGTCGAGGCCGGCGAGGTGCTGTGTCTGCTTGGGCCGAACGGATGCGGCAAGACCACGCTGTTCAAGACGCTGCTTGGCCTGCTGCGGCCGCAGGGCGGCGGCGTTACGCTCGGCGGTGACGCGCTGGCAAATTTGCCGCGCGCGGAGATCGCGCGCCGCATCGCCTATGTGCCGCAGGCGCAGGACACGGCGTTTCCCTACACCGCGTCCGATCTGGTGCTGATGGGCCGGGTCGCGCATCGCGGCATGTTCGCCGCGCCGACAACTGAGGATCGGACAATCGCGCAGGAGTCACTTGCCGAACTTGGCATTGCCGAGCTGGCGGCGCGCGAGGTGACGACATTGTCGGGCGGGCAGCGCCAGCTGGTGATCGTGGCGCGGGCGATGGTGCAGGCCGCCCGCCTGATCGTGATGGACGAGCCGACCGCCAGTCTCGATTTCGGCAATCAGGTCGCGGTGCTGGCGGAAATCCGCAAGCTCGCTGCACGTGGCACCGGCATCATTCTCTCGACCCACGATCCCGATCAGGCTTTTGCCGTGGCGAGCCGCGTTGCGCTGATGCAGGACGGGCTGATCGTCGCGCAGGGAACGCCGTCCGAGGTGCTGACCGCCGCGCGGCTCAAGGCGGTCTACGGGATCGACGTCACCGTCGAGCGGCTGGCCGGTGGGCAGACGGTTTGTGCGCCGGTTTATCCGCGCTGA
- a CDS encoding adenylate/guanylate cyclase domain-containing protein: MTPEPATICLGCWQQLHLPVPLRGPLSVPFRLFGIRPSRMNPNTCTICEMAFTRVMKARAVTIDATVMFADLRGYTALSQSIERQEMMSLLDTFYDDCSAAIWRYDGLLNKTLGDAVLAIFNFPVKQSDHAAQALLAAREIQHSFREKHDQLVQAIGVKNADIGIGIGIDCGQTNFGEFGHAHRDLTAIGTVVNRAARAQAAAKAGEILVTGAVRDRVGDMVSGDGNNYALKGFEQPVRLFSA; this comes from the coding sequence ATGACTCCGGAGCCCGCCACGATCTGTCTCGGCTGCTGGCAGCAGTTGCATTTGCCGGTGCCCCTGCGCGGCCCGCTTTCCGTGCCGTTTCGCCTGTTCGGCATCCGGCCGAGCCGCATGAATCCGAACACCTGCACCATCTGCGAAATGGCCTTCACGCGAGTCATGAAAGCCCGCGCGGTGACGATCGACGCCACGGTGATGTTCGCCGATTTGCGCGGCTACACCGCGCTCTCGCAGAGCATCGAACGCCAGGAGATGATGTCGCTGCTCGACACATTCTATGATGATTGCTCCGCCGCGATCTGGCGATATGACGGCCTCCTGAACAAGACCCTGGGCGACGCCGTGCTGGCGATTTTCAATTTCCCGGTGAAGCAATCCGATCATGCCGCGCAGGCGCTGCTGGCCGCCCGCGAGATTCAGCACAGCTTCAGGGAGAAACACGATCAACTCGTGCAGGCCATCGGCGTGAAGAATGCAGACATCGGCATTGGCATCGGCATCGATTGCGGCCAGACGAACTTCGGTGAATTCGGCCACGCCCATCGCGATCTGACGGCGATCGGCACCGTGGTGAACCGCGCAGCCCGGGCACAGGCGGCCGCGAAAGCCGGCGAAATACTTGTGACCGGCGCGGTGCGCGACCGTGTCGGCGACATGGTGTCCGGCGACGGAAATAATTATGCGCTGAAAGGCTTCGAGCAGCCGGTGCGGCTTTTCTCCGCCTGA
- a CDS encoding response regulator transcription factor, with the protein MPTIALVDDDRNILTSVSIALEAEGYRIMTYTDGASALDGFKTSPPDLAILDIKMPRMDGMETLRRLRQKSDLPVIFLTSKDEEIDELFGLKMGADDFIRKPFSQRLLVERVKAVLRRAVPKDPAATPKELDAKALERGLLRMDPERHTCTWKNEPVTLTVTEFLILQALATRPGVVKSRNALMDAAYDDQVYVDDRTIDSHIKRLRKKFKAADDDFEMIETLYGVGYRFKET; encoded by the coding sequence ATGCCCACAATCGCCCTGGTCGATGACGACCGCAACATTCTCACGTCGGTCTCGATCGCGCTGGAAGCCGAAGGCTACCGGATCATGACCTATACGGATGGCGCGTCGGCTCTCGACGGGTTCAAGACGAGCCCGCCGGACCTCGCAATCCTCGACATCAAGATGCCGCGCATGGACGGCATGGAAACGCTGCGCCGCCTGCGCCAGAAGTCCGATCTGCCGGTGATCTTCCTCACCTCGAAGGATGAGGAAATCGACGAGTTGTTCGGTCTCAAGATGGGCGCCGACGATTTCATCCGCAAACCGTTCTCGCAGCGCCTGCTGGTCGAGCGCGTCAAGGCGGTGCTGCGGCGCGCGGTGCCGAAAGATCCGGCCGCCACTCCGAAGGAACTGGACGCCAAGGCGCTGGAGCGCGGCCTGTTGCGCATGGACCCGGAACGTCACACCTGCACCTGGAAGAACGAGCCGGTCACGCTGACGGTCACCGAATTCCTGATCCTGCAGGCGCTGGCCACCCGCCCCGGCGTGGTGAAAAGCCGCAACGCGCTGATGGATGCGGCCTATGACGATCAGGTCTATGTCGACGACCGCACCATCGACAGCCACATCAAGCGCCTGCGCAAGAAGTTCAAGGCGGCCGACGACGATTTCGAGATGATCGAAACCCTGTACGGCGTCGGTTACCGGTTCAAGGAAACCTGA
- a CDS encoding HugZ family protein → MDPSATVKPADLTRSLLARSRQGALATLMPQSGDPYCSLVAVASLPDGMPILLISRLAVHTKNILNDPRVSLMLDERAPGDPLEGARIMLAGTAEEAKDDTERLKRRYLAAHPSAEDFAGFRDFSFFRIRPSGVHLVAGFGRIVDLAPRDFLTDLAGAEALLEAEPDIVAHMNADHTDTMNLYAVKLLGATEGAWRCTGCDPQGLDLQDDRRTLRLDFPDRIVTPGALRQALKALADRARAGV, encoded by the coding sequence ATGGACCCCTCCGCTACCGTCAAACCGGCTGACCTGACCCGCTCGCTGCTCGCGCGCTCCCGTCAGGGGGCGCTGGCGACGCTTATGCCGCAGAGCGGAGATCCCTATTGCTCGCTGGTCGCCGTCGCCTCGCTGCCGGACGGAATGCCGATCCTCCTGATCTCGCGGCTGGCGGTTCACACCAAAAATATCCTGAACGATCCGCGCGTCTCGCTGATGCTGGACGAACGCGCGCCGGGCGATCCGTTGGAGGGTGCGCGCATCATGCTCGCGGGGACCGCCGAAGAGGCAAAGGACGATACTGAACGCCTGAAGCGGCGCTATCTCGCGGCGCATCCGTCGGCCGAGGACTTCGCGGGCTTTCGCGATTTCTCGTTTTTCCGGATCAGGCCGAGCGGCGTGCATCTGGTGGCGGGGTTCGGCCGCATCGTCGATCTCGCGCCGCGCGATTTTCTCACCGATCTGGCGGGCGCGGAGGCGCTCCTTGAAGCCGAGCCGGATATCGTCGCGCACATGAATGCAGATCACACGGACACGATGAATCTGTATGCGGTGAAATTGCTGGGGGCCACGGAAGGCGCGTGGCGCTGCACCGGTTGCGATCCGCAGGGCCTCGATCTGCAGGATGACCGGCGCACGCTTCGGCTCGATTTTCCCGACCGGATCGTCACGCCGGGCGCATTGCGGCAAGCCCTGAAGGCTCTGGCCGACCGGGCGCGGGCAGGCGTGTAA
- a CDS encoding RidA family protein, producing MAHAQEKKVIATPDAPPAIGPYSQAIRAGKTVYLAGQVSIDPKTKQFVNGTIEEQTKMALDNLKAVLAADGLTMDHVVSTGVFLKDLNEFGKMNGVYGTYFKNAPPARATVEVARLPLDAKVEISAIAVHP from the coding sequence GTGGCCCACGCCCAAGAGAAGAAAGTGATTGCAACGCCGGATGCGCCGCCGGCGATCGGGCCGTATTCGCAGGCCATCCGCGCCGGGAAGACCGTGTATCTGGCCGGACAGGTTTCGATCGATCCGAAAACCAAGCAGTTCGTCAACGGCACCATCGAAGAACAGACCAAAATGGCGCTCGACAATCTGAAAGCCGTACTCGCGGCCGACGGCCTGACGATGGATCACGTCGTCTCGACCGGCGTGTTTCTGAAAGACCTGAACGAGTTCGGAAAAATGAACGGGGTCTATGGCACGTATTTCAAGAATGCGCCGCCAGCCCGCGCCACGGTCGAGGTCGCGCGGCTGCCGCTGGATGCGAAGGTGGAGATTTCCGCCATCGCGGTGCATCCGTAA
- a CDS encoding iron ABC transporter substrate-binding protein, translated as MTRIDRRSFVAGASMMLLARPAHAARTVTDSAGRTVTLPDRIDHVFAAGGPASVVVYAVRPETMVGWPRALRAEERPFIAPAQRDLPEIGLLTGRGDTANVETVLKMKPDLIVDYGSVRQTFATLADSVQQRTGIPYVLIDGRFEASSSSFRLLGNIFGVPERGEALATYSDDLFKNLDTTLKGIPEEQRPRVYLARGPDGLETGLKGSINTEIIERAGGRNVADAQDQRRGIANVSPEQILAWNPDVIVTWDRNFHDKLAKGGDPLWQGVKAVKDGRVYLAPTAPFGWIDRPPSINRLIGLRWLANLFHGARFPFDIRQDTRAFYKLFYHVDVTDSDLDTLIAWADGKPPSRPARR; from the coding sequence ATGACCCGCATCGACCGGCGATCGTTCGTTGCTGGCGCCAGCATGATGCTGCTGGCGCGGCCGGCGCACGCCGCACGCACGGTCACGGATTCCGCCGGACGCACGGTTACGCTGCCCGACCGCATCGATCATGTGTTCGCCGCGGGCGGCCCCGCCTCGGTGGTGGTCTATGCGGTGCGGCCGGAGACCATGGTGGGCTGGCCGCGCGCATTGCGCGCCGAAGAGCGTCCGTTCATCGCACCGGCGCAGCGCGATCTGCCGGAAATCGGTCTGCTGACCGGGCGCGGCGACACCGCCAATGTCGAGACCGTGCTGAAGATGAAGCCGGACCTGATCGTCGATTACGGTTCGGTGCGGCAGACCTTCGCGACGCTGGCCGACAGCGTGCAGCAGCGCACCGGCATTCCCTATGTGCTGATCGACGGACGCTTCGAGGCGTCGTCGTCGTCGTTTCGGCTGCTCGGCAATATTTTCGGCGTGCCCGAGCGCGGCGAGGCGCTTGCGACGTATTCGGACGATCTGTTTAAGAACCTCGATACGACGCTCAAAGGCATTCCGGAGGAGCAGCGTCCGCGTGTTTATCTCGCGCGCGGCCCGGACGGACTTGAGACGGGTCTCAAAGGCTCGATCAATACCGAGATCATCGAGCGGGCGGGCGGGCGCAATGTCGCCGATGCGCAGGACCAGCGGCGCGGCATCGCGAATGTGTCGCCCGAGCAGATTCTCGCCTGGAATCCCGACGTCATCGTCACATGGGATCGCAACTTCCACGACAAGCTCGCGAAAGGCGGCGATCCGCTGTGGCAGGGCGTCAAGGCGGTGAAGGACGGCCGCGTATATCTCGCGCCGACCGCGCCGTTCGGCTGGATCGATCGGCCGCCGTCGATCAACCGGCTGATCGGGCTGCGCTGGCTTGCCAACCTGTTTCACGGTGCGCGCTTTCCGTTCGACATCCGGCAAGACACACGCGCGTTCTACAAGCTGTTCTATCATGTCGATGTCACCGATAGCGATCTCGACACCCTGATCGCATGGGCTGACGGCAAGCCGCCCTCACGTCCGGCACGCCGATGA
- a CDS encoding PTS sugar transporter subunit IIA, whose amino-acid sequence MIGLVLVTHGRLADEFKAALEHVMGPQKQIESITIGAEDDADLCRSDIIEAVKRVDSGDGVAILTDMFGGTPSNLAISCMSRPKVEVLAGINLPMLVKLAKVRDDKPLPDAIAAAQEAGRKYVTIASRVLAGK is encoded by the coding sequence ATGATTGGTCTAGTACTGGTGACCCACGGGCGTCTTGCCGACGAGTTCAAGGCTGCGCTTGAGCACGTGATGGGTCCACAAAAACAAATCGAGTCGATCACGATTGGCGCCGAAGACGATGCCGATCTGTGTCGCAGCGATATCATTGAAGCCGTCAAGCGCGTGGACAGCGGTGACGGCGTAGCGATTCTCACCGACATGTTCGGCGGGACGCCGTCGAACCTTGCGATCTCCTGTATGAGCCGCCCGAAGGTCGAAGTGCTGGCCGGCATCAACCTGCCGATGCTGGTCAAGCTCGCCAAGGTCCGCGACGACAAGCCGTTGCCCGACGCGATCGCCGCCGCTCAGGAAGCCGGCCGCAAGTACGTGACGATCGCCAGCCGGGTCCTCGCCGGCAAATGA
- a CDS encoding FecCD family ABC transporter permease, whose product MTGPRAAPQASWIIPGLAVLAIAVAAAALTVGAFPVTLEGFIRAVKNLWSGDLPQTSEERVLFGIRGPRILAGLIVGAALAGAGVVYQGLFRNPLVSPDVLGVSAGAGLGAVIGIFLSLPVFAIQMLAFGGGLATVGLVYLIAVAVRGRDPTLVLVLGGVVVGALAGAAISLLKILADPYDQLPAITFWLLGSLASVRGGDLWNVMPAVLIGLVPLVLLRWQINVLSLGDEEAKSLGVESGRLRVIVIAAATLMTASVVAISGVIGWVGLVIPHIARMLVGPNFERLLPAAMLMGASYLVLVDTLARSLGRVEVPIGILTAVVGAPFFLWLLWRGRHGWS is encoded by the coding sequence ATGACGGGACCGCGGGCGGCACCGCAAGCCTCCTGGATCATTCCCGGCCTCGCGGTGCTGGCGATTGCAGTCGCCGCGGCGGCGCTGACCGTCGGCGCGTTTCCCGTGACGCTCGAGGGATTCATCCGCGCCGTAAAAAATCTCTGGTCAGGCGATCTGCCGCAGACGTCCGAGGAGCGGGTGCTGTTCGGCATTCGCGGTCCACGCATACTGGCGGGCCTGATCGTCGGCGCGGCGCTGGCGGGCGCGGGTGTGGTCTATCAGGGACTGTTTCGCAACCCGCTGGTGTCGCCCGATGTGCTCGGCGTGTCGGCAGGCGCGGGCCTTGGCGCGGTGATCGGCATTTTCCTGTCGCTGCCGGTGTTCGCCATCCAGATGCTCGCTTTCGGCGGCGGACTTGCGACCGTGGGACTCGTCTATTTGATTGCTGTCGCGGTGCGCGGGCGCGATCCGACGCTCGTGCTCGTGCTCGGCGGCGTCGTAGTCGGCGCGCTCGCAGGTGCGGCCATTTCATTGCTGAAGATTCTGGCGGACCCTTACGACCAGTTGCCGGCGATTACGTTCTGGCTGCTCGGCAGTCTCGCCAGCGTGCGGGGCGGCGATCTCTGGAATGTCATGCCGGCGGTACTGATCGGCCTCGTGCCGCTGGTGCTGCTGCGCTGGCAGATCAATGTGCTCTCGCTCGGCGATGAAGAGGCGAAATCACTCGGCGTCGAATCCGGCCGGCTGCGCGTCATCGTGATTGCCGCGGCGACACTGATGACCGCCAGCGTGGTGGCGATCTCGGGCGTGATCGGGTGGGTCGGTCTCGTGATTCCGCACATTGCGCGGATGCTGGTCGGCCCGAACTTCGAGCGGCTGCTGCCCGCAGCGATGCTGATGGGCGCGAGCTACCTGGTGCTGGTCGACACGCTGGCGCGGTCGCTGGGGCGCGTTGAGGTGCCGATTGGAATTCTCACCGCGGTGGTCGGCGCCCCGTTCTTTCTGTGGCTGCTGTGGCGCGGCCGGCACGGGTGGTCGTGA
- a CDS encoding phosphoenolpyruvate carboxykinase, which translates to MQETGVRNGAFGADKFGFKNLKQVNWNLGTAPLYEHSLRNNEAELSAGGALVAETGVFTGRSPKDKFTVRDALTDKTMWWGGNQSITSEQFETLYQDFLKHCEGKSLFAQDLYGGADPKFQIKTRVFTEMAWHSLFIRTLLRRPEMAELANFAPELTIVDLPSFRADPKRHGCKSENVVAIDFTRKIVLIAGSQYAGEMKKSVFTTLNYFLPAQGVMPMHCSANVGPNGDSAIFFGLSGTGKTTLSADPNRTLIGDDETGWGPDGIFNFEGGCYAKTIKLSREAEPAIYDASICFGAVLENVVLDPVTREPDFDDGSKTENTRSAYPLEAIPNASLTGRAGHPKNLVMLAADAFGVMPPIAKLTPAQAMYHFLSGYTAKVAGTERGLGNEPVPEFSACFGSPFLPRDPAEYGKLLKELIAKHNVDCWVVNTGWTGGKYGTGSRMPIKVTRALLTAALNGSLRNAQFRTDKYFGFAVPTALEGVPSDILDPVNTWKDKAEFDKTARALVGMFQKNFEQFEKQVDADVRAAAPEVKLAAE; encoded by the coding sequence GTGCAAGAGACGGGTGTGCGCAACGGTGCTTTCGGCGCCGATAAATTCGGTTTTAAAAATCTCAAACAGGTGAACTGGAATCTCGGCACCGCGCCGCTTTATGAGCATTCGCTGCGCAACAATGAAGCCGAGCTGTCAGCCGGCGGTGCGCTTGTCGCAGAGACCGGCGTGTTCACCGGCCGCTCCCCGAAAGACAAGTTCACGGTGCGCGACGCGCTGACCGACAAGACCATGTGGTGGGGCGGCAACCAGTCGATCACCTCCGAACAGTTCGAAACGCTGTATCAGGATTTCCTCAAGCACTGCGAAGGCAAGAGCCTGTTCGCGCAGGATCTCTACGGCGGCGCCGATCCGAAATTCCAGATCAAGACCCGCGTGTTCACCGAAATGGCGTGGCACTCGCTGTTCATCCGCACGCTGCTGCGCCGTCCCGAGATGGCCGAGCTTGCGAACTTTGCGCCCGAACTGACCATCGTCGATCTGCCGAGCTTCCGCGCCGATCCGAAGCGTCATGGCTGCAAGTCCGAGAACGTCGTCGCGATCGATTTCACCCGCAAGATCGTGTTGATCGCGGGCAGCCAGTACGCCGGCGAAATGAAGAAGTCGGTGTTCACGACGCTGAACTACTTCCTGCCCGCGCAGGGCGTGATGCCGATGCACTGCTCGGCCAATGTCGGCCCGAACGGCGACAGCGCCATTTTCTTCGGCCTCTCCGGCACCGGAAAGACCACGCTCTCGGCCGATCCGAACCGCACGCTGATCGGAGACGACGAGACCGGCTGGGGCCCGGATGGCATCTTCAATTTCGAAGGCGGCTGCTACGCCAAGACCATCAAGCTGTCGCGCGAAGCAGAACCGGCGATTTATGACGCCAGCATCTGCTTTGGCGCAGTGCTCGAGAACGTCGTGCTCGATCCGGTCACGCGCGAACCCGATTTCGACGACGGCTCCAAGACCGAGAACACCCGTTCGGCGTATCCGCTGGAAGCGATCCCGAACGCCTCGCTGACCGGCCGCGCCGGTCATCCGAAGAATCTGGTGATGCTCGCCGCCGACGCGTTCGGCGTGATGCCGCCGATCGCCAAGCTGACGCCGGCGCAGGCGATGTATCACTTCCTGTCGGGCTATACCGCCAAGGTTGCGGGCACCGAACGCGGTCTCGGCAACGAGCCTGTGCCGGAATTCTCGGCCTGCTTCGGCTCGCCGTTCCTGCCGCGCGATCCGGCCGAATACGGCAAGCTGCTGAAAGAGCTGATCGCCAAGCACAATGTCGATTGCTGGGTGGTCAACACCGGCTGGACCGGCGGCAAGTACGGCACCGGAAGCCGCATGCCGATCAAGGTGACCCGCGCGCTTTTGACCGCGGCCCTGAACGGCTCGCTGCGCAACGCCCAGTTCCGCACCGACAAGTATTTCGGCTTCGCGGTGCCGACGGCTCTGGAAGGCGTGCCGAGCGACATTCTCGATCCGGTCAACACCTGGAAGGACAAGGCCGAGTTCGACAAGACCGCGCGTGCGCTGGTCGGCATGTTCCAGAAGAACTTCGAACAGTTCGAGAAGCAGGTCGACGCGGACGTCCGCGCCGCCGCCCCCGAGGTCAAGCTCGCGGCGGAGTGA